The following coding sequences lie in one Oncorhynchus kisutch isolate 150728-3 linkage group LG17, Okis_V2, whole genome shotgun sequence genomic window:
- the pdyn gene encoding proenkephalin-B, whose translation MEWYVLVLILSLPSSTQADCSSHCLQCAQQILNTDIPVNSLTCTLECEGTLLTTAELDKCGKTQQSHALGSEFSDEDAGPRSTPEREDDQDASIANVVKRYGGFIKRIDKNKNKLLTSPWRENGVYKGAYAFPKKYQDLLRKFGERDLSEFSEDYQGGDVDSENEMGMFNDDEAAAINKVKRYGGFLRKFGPKTKSKRSDSREQGSREELQKRYGGFMRRIRPKLNNLNTLKWDNQKRYGGFLRRHYKLSVRSDEEPSSYDDFGL comes from the exons ATGGAGTGGTATGTCCTGGTGTTGATACTTAGCTTGCCATCTTCGACCCAAGCAGACTGCTCTTCCCATTGTCTGCAATGCGCGCAGCAAATCCTCAATACAGACATCCCAGTCAACAGTCTG ACTTGTACCTTGGAATGTGAGGGAACTCTACTGACCACGGCCGAGTTAGACAAATGCGGGAAGACTCAACAATCGCACGCTTTGGGCTCGGAGTTCAGCGATGAAGATGCGGGTCCGCGGTCCACGCCAGAGAGGGAGGACGACCAAGACGCTTCAATTGCAAACGTGGTCAAGCGTTACGGTGGATTCATTAAACGAAttgacaaaaacaaaaacaaattgttAACCTCTCCGTGGCGCGAAAATGGCGTTTATAAAGGAGCATACGCGTTCCCTAAGAAATACCAGGACTTGCTTAGAAAATTTGGAGAGAGAGACCTCTCGGAGTTTTCGGAGGACTATCAGGGCGGAGATGTTGATTCTGAAAACGAGATGGGAATGTTCAATGATGATGAAGCTGCAGCAATAAACAAAGTCAAACGTTACGGAGGGTTCTTACGCAAATTTGGTCCAAAGACAAAGTCAAAGAGAAGTGACTCCAGGGAGCAAGGTAGTCGAGAGGAGTTACAAAAGCGATATGGAGGTTTCATGCGAAGGATTCGGCCAAAGTTGAACAACTTGAACACCTTGAAGTGGGACAATCAGAAGAGGTACGGTGGCTTTCTACGTCGCCACTACAAATTGTCCGTTCGTTCAGATGAGGAGCCTAGTTCATATGATGACTTTGGTCTATAG